The sequence below is a genomic window from Armatimonadota bacterium.
GCGGCTCCGGCCTCGCACTTCGTCGGCGGCTATGCCGGTGCGAGTAGCGAGCGTCAGCCGTCAATGTACTTCCGACTGGGTGGCGGGTCGCTAAAGGGCGTCTCGCGGCCCGGAGACGTGGTCTGGAGCCGAATCTACGTGATGGACGGGGCGTTGCACTGCGATCTCGGACTCGCCTCGGCGGTGTCGTTACCGCCCGAGGAGACGGAGCGGAGGTGGCAGATCACGACTCCTGCCTGGCCGATCATGCACGCGGTTCTGCATGGCGTATCTCGGGACCAGATGATGGCGCGGCACAAGGCGAACCATATCAACGTGGTGTACGCGGATAGCGCGGAGATGGCGAAGAAGGGATTGTGGGCGAAGGCGACGATGCTCCAACAGATGGGGATTGTTGTGCACCTTTGTGGCGATTGCTCGTAGGTGATCGTCGCCTCATCCGGTGCACGGGCTATGCCCGCTTACCGACTTCTCCATCCGGAGGAGTATCTTAGGTTCTAAGAAAGCCTTTCGATAATCACCATATCTCTGGTTCTTTAAGCGAGTTGTAATCTTGGCCAGCCATAGGTACTTCTCCGGATGGAGAAGTCGGTGAGGAAAGAACCGGATGAGGCGAAGGTGGGACTTATGTCAGCCCGACCATCAGCCGAACGATTTTCTCTTCGGATGCCTCCTTGGTTGGCATCTCGGCCACGATGCGGCCCTCACGAAAGACGAGGATGCGGCTGGAGACTTGCAGGAGTTCTTGGAGCTCGGAGGAGACCATGATGATGGCTTTGCCTTGGCGGGCAATTTCGCGCACGATCTCGTAGATTTCGGCTTTCGCGCCGATGTCGACACCGCGCGTGGGCTCGTCGATCATGAGGACGTCGCACTCGGCGGCAGCCCATTTGGCGATGACCACTTTTTGCTGATTTCCGCCGCTGAGGCCAAGCGTTTGGTATTCGGGCGAGGGGGCCTTGATGCGCAGGCGGTCGAAATACGTGACCGTCGTTTTGTTCTCCAGCAGGCGGCCAATGAAGCCAAGTTTGGCGAGACGCGGCAGGATGGGCAGGGTCATATTTTCGCGAATCTTCATGCCGAGCACGAGTCCATGGCGCTTGCGGTCCTCGGGGACGAGGCCCAGTTTGCGGCGGATGCCGGCTTGAGGATTGCCGAGGCGGTGTGGTTGGTCACCAAGCGTCACGGTTCCGCTGGCGTCGCGATCGAGACCGAAGATCGACTCGACGACTTCCGTTCGACCCGCGCCAACCAGACCGGCCATGCCGAGGATTTCGCCTCGTCGAAGCTCGAACGAGACGTCTTCGAATTTGCCCGGACTTTGGAGGTTGTTGACCTTGAGAACGACGTCTCCGACAGGGATCGGCTCGGCGTTTTGGGCGACCAATTCCCGTCCGATCATAGCCGCGGCGAGGGTGTCGGGGGTGAATTCGGCGGCGGGTTTGGTAACGATGTGTTGGCCGTCGCGCAGGATCGAAATCTCGTCGCAAAGGCGGAAGATTTCGCTCATTCGGTGCGAGACGTAGATGCAGGTCACGCCGTCGGCTTTGAGTTGGTCGATGAGTTCGAAAAGCTGTTCGGATTCGGCGAAGGAAAGGGAAGAGGTCGGCTCGTCGAAGACAAGAATCTTGGCACCAGTGTGGAGCGCACCCGCGATTTGGACCATCTGCTGTTGAGCCACGGGCAGGCTTCCGAGCCGGACGGAGGGATCGACTTTGGCGTTGACGCGCGCAAGGGCCTCATTGGCGCGGCGCGTGATCTCGCG
It includes:
- a CDS encoding ATP-binding cassette domain-containing protein; translated protein: MPTAVRFEGISKAYPGTQALDHVSLDVRQGSVHALMGENGAGKSTLGKILAGLVTPDEGHIYVGGSKTEIRNPSDAARAGIGMVHQELLFCDNLTVAENLCLSDLPHRSAFVQRREITRRANEALARVNAKVDPSVRLGSLPVAQQQMVQIAGALHTGAKILVFDEPTSSLSFAESEQLFELIDQLKADGVTCIYVSHRMSEIFRLCDEISILRDGQHIVTKPAAEFTPDTLAAAMIGRELVAQNAEPIPVGDVVLKVNNLQSPGKFEDVSFELRRGEILGMAGLVGAGRTEVVESIFGLDRDASGTVTLGDQPHRLGNPQAGIRRKLGLVPEDRKRHGLVLGMKIRENMTLPILPRLAKLGFIGRLLENKTTVTYFDRLRIKAPSPEYQTLGLSGGNQQKVVIAKWAAAECDVLMIDEPTRGVDIGAKAEIYEIVREIARQGKAIIMVSSELQELLQVSSRILVFREGRIVAEMPTKEASEEKIVRLMVGLT